One genomic segment of Carassius auratus strain Wakin chromosome 29, ASM336829v1, whole genome shotgun sequence includes these proteins:
- the LOC113048425 gene encoding gastrula zinc finger protein XlCGF8.2DB-like: MMFIKEESEDVRIEETFRVKQEYTEEQTDLMSLKKESQALDEMEDKEHHDFKTRENFSFSQNKKTTGKRAQKTGARSKFTCQHCGKIFTEKRNLEVHVRIHTGEKPYKCSKCGKGFKHKQTLNAHIKIHTGEKLYPCQQCGRSFNLKGNLEIHMRIHTGEKPYTCKLCGKSFVIKATLQRHMMIHTGEKPHTCKLCGRGFIRKSDLEVHMRIHTGEKPYTCPQCGKSFTRQYTLKAHIRIHTGEKPYNCQQCGKSFTRKQTLKDHMKIHSGEKYSNCQQFQM, from the exons ATgatgtttattaaagaggagagtgaagatgtgaggattgaagaaacattcagagtcaaacaagaatacactgaggaacaaacag ACCTGATGTCACTGAAAAAAGAGAGTCAAGCACTGGATGAAATGGAAGACAAAGAACATCATGATTTCAAAACCAGAGAAAATTTTAGTTTCTCACAGAATAAAAAGACTACAGGAAAAAGAGCTCAGAAAACCGGAGCAAGAAGTAAATTCACCTGCCAACATTGTGGaaaaatatttactgaaaaaagAAACCTTGAAGTTCAtgtgaggattcacactggagaaaagccttacaAATGCTCTAAATGTGGAAAGGGTTTCAAACATAAACAAACTCTTAATGCCCACATTAAAATTCACACAGGAGAGAAGCTATAcccctgccaacagtgtggaaggAGTTTCAATTTAAAAGGAAACCTTGAAAtccacatgaggattcacactggagaaaagccttacaCCTGCAAACTGTGTGGAAAAAGTTTTGTTATAAAAGCAACCCTTCAAAGGCACATGATGATTCATACTGGAGAAAAGCCTCACACCTGCAAACTGTGTGGAAGGGGTTTCATTCGAAAATCAGACCTTGAggtccacatgagaattcacactggagagaagccttacacatgccctcagtgtggaaagagttttacacgtCAATATACTCTTAAAGCCCACAtaagaattcacactggagagaagccatacaactgccaacagtgtggaaagagttttacacgtAAACAAACTCTTAAAGACCACATGAAAATTCACAGTGGAGAGAAATATTCCAACTGCCAACAGTTTCAGAtgtaa